The following are encoded together in the Kribbella sp. CA-293567 genome:
- a CDS encoding Lrp/AsnC family transcriptional regulator — MEDLDRKIVALLASDGRMSFTDLGKATGLSTSAVHQRVKRLEQRGVVLGYAATIDHTALDLPLTAFISIRPIDPSQPDDSPERLREVPEIESCYSVAGDSSYILIVRVATPFALEQLLAVIRAKANVSTTTTIVLSTPYERRPPAL; from the coding sequence ATGGAGGACCTGGATCGCAAGATTGTGGCGTTGCTCGCGTCCGATGGGCGGATGAGCTTCACCGACCTGGGGAAGGCGACCGGGTTGTCGACGTCGGCGGTGCATCAGCGGGTCAAGCGGCTGGAGCAGCGCGGGGTCGTCCTGGGGTATGCGGCAACGATCGACCACACCGCGCTCGACCTGCCGTTGACGGCGTTCATCTCGATCCGGCCGATCGACCCGTCGCAGCCGGACGACTCGCCCGAGCGGTTGCGGGAGGTTCCGGAGATCGAGTCCTGTTACTCCGTCGCCGGTGACTCCAGCTACATCCTGATCGTCCGGGTCGCGACGCCGTTCGCGCTGGAGCAACTGTTGGCCGTGATCCGGGCCAAGGCCAACGTCTCCACCACGACCACCATCGTGCTCAGTACGCCGTACGAGCGCCGCCCGCCCGCCCTCTAG
- a CDS encoding lysine 5,6-aminomutase subunit alpha: MTRAVKKLDLDPVTVRKARSLARKAGRPIVDIAKQHTTVSVERAVLRLAGLAGADSDGIPWVNRLADTVRADVGLEHGLALPVWDALLRGEAEDLSVLAQKAASGSVTFRLPEGRDAVRAKAAARKAAAGGLKLVDGRRRERDRLIKKHGDPEQRPWIYLIVATGDIYEDIPQAQAAARAGADIIAVIRSTGQSLLDYVPEGATREGFAGTYATQENFRLMRAALDESSRELGRYIRLTNYASGLCMPEIATLAGLQRLDMMLNDSMYGILFRDINPIRTFVDQRFSRQIHARAGIIINTGEDNYLTTADAVEAAHTVTVSQLLNEFFAKEAGLADWQLGLGHAFEITPEIPDSFRMELAHAMLARQLFPEAPLKWMPPTRHMTGDVFRGYLLDGFFNLVGALTGQGILLVGMMTEAVVTPWISDRDLALQNVRYVLGAAGNLHEDFHPAPNGFIANRARQVLGESVELLERIVDDGLLNAIGDGTFGLMKRPQDAGRGLDGVARRSPEYYNPAIELLEEAQ, translated from the coding sequence GTGACCCGTGCAGTGAAGAAGCTCGACCTCGATCCGGTCACCGTCCGCAAGGCGCGAAGCCTGGCCCGCAAGGCCGGGCGGCCGATCGTCGACATCGCCAAGCAGCACACGACGGTCTCGGTCGAGCGCGCCGTACTGCGCCTGGCCGGGCTGGCCGGCGCCGACAGCGACGGCATCCCCTGGGTGAACCGGCTCGCCGACACCGTGCGGGCCGACGTCGGTCTGGAGCACGGGCTGGCGCTGCCGGTGTGGGACGCCTTGCTGCGTGGCGAGGCGGAGGATTTGTCCGTGCTGGCGCAGAAGGCCGCCTCCGGATCGGTCACGTTCCGGCTGCCGGAGGGGCGCGACGCGGTACGGGCGAAGGCCGCGGCGCGGAAGGCCGCGGCGGGTGGGTTGAAGCTGGTCGACGGGCGGCGGCGCGAGCGGGACCGGTTGATCAAGAAGCACGGTGATCCCGAGCAGCGGCCGTGGATCTACCTGATCGTCGCGACCGGTGACATCTACGAGGACATCCCGCAGGCGCAGGCCGCGGCCCGGGCCGGCGCGGACATCATCGCGGTGATCCGCTCCACCGGACAGTCACTGCTGGACTACGTGCCCGAGGGTGCCACCCGTGAGGGCTTCGCCGGGACCTACGCGACCCAGGAGAACTTCCGCCTGATGCGGGCGGCGCTGGACGAGTCGTCCCGCGAACTGGGCCGCTACATCCGGCTGACCAACTACGCGTCCGGGCTGTGCATGCCGGAGATCGCGACGCTGGCCGGGCTGCAGCGGCTGGACATGATGCTGAACGACTCGATGTACGGCATCCTGTTCCGCGACATCAACCCGATCCGGACCTTCGTGGACCAGCGGTTCAGCCGGCAGATCCACGCCCGGGCGGGGATCATCATCAACACCGGCGAGGACAACTACCTGACCACCGCCGACGCGGTCGAGGCCGCGCACACGGTGACGGTGTCGCAGCTGCTGAACGAGTTCTTCGCCAAGGAGGCCGGGCTGGCCGACTGGCAGCTGGGACTGGGACACGCGTTCGAGATCACCCCGGAGATCCCGGACTCCTTCCGGATGGAGCTGGCCCACGCGATGCTGGCCCGGCAGCTGTTCCCGGAGGCGCCGCTGAAGTGGATGCCGCCGACCCGGCACATGACCGGTGACGTCTTCCGCGGCTACCTGCTGGACGGGTTCTTCAACCTGGTCGGCGCGCTGACCGGTCAGGGCATCCTGCTGGTCGGGATGATGACCGAGGCGGTCGTGACGCCGTGGATCTCCGACCGCGACCTGGCGCTGCAGAACGTCCGGTACGTATTGGGTGCCGCAGGCAACCTTCATGAGGACTTCCACCCGGCGCCGAACGGGTTCATCGCCAACCGGGCCCGGCAGGTGCTGGGGGAGTCGGTGGAGCTGCTGGAGCGGATCGTCGACGACGGTCTGCTGAACGCGATCGGGGACGGCACCTTCGGGCTGATGAAGCGCCCGCAGGACGCCGGCCGCGGGCTGGACGGCGTGGCTCGCCGTTCGCCGGAGTACTACAACCCAGCTATCGAGTTGCTCGAGGAGGCGCAGTGA
- a CDS encoding amidohydrolase, translating to MRTLLTNGSVYSPADPHATAIAFDDGVVSWLGDDSSAASYAEGADEVVDLQGKLVAPAFVDAHVHTAQIGALLTGLDLAGTANLTEALDRVAAFAAKLGPDAVVDGSGWDETKWPEGRPPTAEELDRAAGGRRVYLSRIDGHSGVISSSFAAAVGDLAAQAGYDATGRVERAAHHAVRDALGELVGADQRLADSRAAVEAMARRGIGAFHEMAAPHIGPVWELPLVRQAAEELGLSATLYWGEPGVFDNVTKYGLAGLAGDLNADGALGSRTAALRAPYADRADHTGHAYLTAEQISDHVVACTERGVQAGFHCIGDAALDNVARGFELAAAKVGVQALVAARHRLEHVEMVDDAAIATLARCGVVASVQPMFDRHWGGPNDMYAERVGDRWAGMNPFGSLARAGVVLAFGSDSPVTEVGPWEAVRAAAFHHEPGQRITVRAAFAAHTRGGWRAAGIDDAGVLAPGTAATYAVWESDAELVVQTPDQRVAAWSTDPRAGVPVLPDLSDQAPVPVCRRTVVAGRVVYESEGWSS from the coding sequence GTGCGCACACTTCTGACGAACGGTTCCGTCTACTCACCCGCCGACCCCCACGCCACCGCGATCGCCTTCGACGACGGTGTTGTCAGCTGGCTCGGTGACGACAGCAGCGCGGCCTCCTACGCGGAGGGCGCCGACGAGGTCGTCGACCTGCAGGGCAAGCTCGTCGCGCCGGCCTTCGTCGACGCGCACGTCCACACCGCGCAGATCGGCGCGCTGCTGACCGGCCTCGACCTCGCCGGTACAGCGAATCTCACCGAGGCGCTCGACCGCGTGGCCGCCTTCGCCGCGAAGCTCGGGCCGGACGCGGTCGTCGACGGCTCCGGCTGGGATGAGACCAAGTGGCCGGAGGGTCGCCCGCCCACCGCGGAGGAGCTCGACCGTGCCGCTGGCGGCCGCCGTGTCTACCTGTCCCGCATCGACGGCCACTCCGGCGTCATCTCGTCGTCCTTCGCCGCCGCGGTCGGCGATCTGGCAGCACAGGCCGGGTACGACGCGACGGGCCGGGTCGAGCGCGCTGCCCACCACGCTGTCCGCGACGCGTTGGGCGAGCTGGTCGGCGCCGACCAGCGGCTCGCCGACTCCCGCGCCGCGGTCGAGGCGATGGCGCGGCGAGGGATCGGCGCCTTCCATGAGATGGCGGCACCACATATCGGCCCGGTGTGGGAGCTGCCGCTGGTGCGCCAGGCCGCCGAGGAGCTGGGCCTGTCGGCCACTTTGTACTGGGGCGAGCCCGGCGTCTTCGACAACGTCACCAAGTACGGCCTCGCAGGCCTGGCCGGTGATCTCAACGCCGACGGTGCCCTCGGCTCGCGGACGGCCGCGCTGCGAGCGCCGTACGCGGATCGCGCGGATCACACCGGGCACGCGTACCTGACCGCCGAGCAGATCTCCGACCACGTGGTCGCGTGCACCGAGCGCGGGGTCCAGGCCGGCTTCCACTGCATCGGCGACGCGGCCCTCGACAACGTCGCGCGCGGCTTCGAACTGGCCGCGGCAAAGGTCGGCGTGCAGGCGCTGGTGGCCGCGAGGCACCGGCTGGAGCACGTCGAGATGGTCGACGACGCGGCGATCGCGACGCTGGCCCGCTGTGGCGTCGTCGCCAGCGTCCAGCCGATGTTCGACCGGCACTGGGGCGGACCGAACGACATGTACGCCGAACGCGTCGGTGACCGTTGGGCCGGCATGAACCCGTTCGGCTCGCTCGCCCGGGCCGGCGTCGTACTGGCCTTCGGGTCGGACTCGCCGGTCACCGAGGTCGGCCCCTGGGAGGCCGTGCGGGCCGCCGCGTTCCACCATGAGCCGGGGCAGCGGATCACGGTCCGGGCCGCCTTCGCCGCGCACACGCGAGGCGGGTGGCGGGCTGCGGGCATCGACGACGCCGGCGTGCTCGCGCCCGGAACCGCGGCGACGTACGCGGTCTGGGAGAGCGATGCGGAGCTCGTCGTCCAGACGCCGGACCAGCGTGTGGCGGCCTGGTCGACGGATCCGCGGGCAGGCGTTCCCGTGCTGCCCGACCTGAGTGACCAAGCCCCTGTCCCCGTCTGCCGGCGCACTGTCGTCGCTGGTCGCGTCGTGTACGAATCCGAAGGATGGTCCTCGTGA
- a CDS encoding OAM dimerization domain-containing protein produces MSIIRPYGDTTGDGMVQMSFTLPIPHDKRAEGAAIQLANKMGMDPALVVHAKPMGPDFTFFVVYGPVNHLVDTDKVEVIERDYPLLSPKDANLAIRKGLRRRLTVVGACIGTDAHTVGIDAIMNIKGFAGEKGLEYYRELKVVNLGAQVAVPELVRRAKAEKADAILVSQVVTQREAHMMNTKEMSAAFREAYPEDARPVLVAGGPRFTEAMAAELGVDRVFGRGTTPGEVASYLVDALVTRRKQPSVRRTA; encoded by the coding sequence GTGAGCATCATCCGGCCGTACGGCGACACCACCGGGGACGGGATGGTGCAGATGTCGTTCACGCTGCCGATCCCGCACGACAAGCGGGCCGAGGGCGCGGCGATCCAGCTCGCGAACAAGATGGGGATGGATCCGGCGCTGGTGGTGCACGCCAAGCCGATGGGCCCGGACTTCACCTTCTTCGTCGTCTACGGTCCGGTCAACCACCTGGTCGACACCGACAAGGTCGAGGTGATCGAACGCGACTACCCGCTGCTCTCGCCGAAGGACGCCAACCTCGCCATCCGCAAGGGCCTGCGCCGCCGGCTGACCGTGGTCGGCGCCTGCATCGGCACCGATGCGCACACCGTCGGCATCGACGCGATCATGAACATCAAGGGCTTCGCGGGGGAGAAGGGCCTGGAGTACTACCGGGAGCTGAAGGTGGTCAACCTCGGCGCCCAGGTCGCCGTACCGGAGCTGGTCCGGCGCGCGAAGGCCGAGAAGGCCGACGCGATCCTGGTCTCCCAGGTGGTCACCCAGCGCGAGGCGCACATGATGAACACCAAGGAGATGTCGGCCGCGTTCCGGGAGGCGTACCCCGAGGACGCGCGCCCCGTGTTGGTTGCTGGCGGCCCCCGTTTCACCGAGGCGATGGCGGCGGAGCTCGGCGTCGACCGGGTCTTCGGCCGCGGCACCACTCCCGGCGAGGTGGCCAGCTACCTCGTCGACGCCCTCGTCACCCGTCGCAAGCAGCCATCGGTTCGGAGAACTGCATGA
- a CDS encoding KamA family radical SAM protein: MTDLISPELAAAALGETPNEQPYAYRRADLVEPDWTRMPGFKDVTAEEWRSVQWQRSHCVKNVKQLRDVMGDLLEDRVYEDLTRDQAERATMSMLLPPQMLNTIVPQGAAAGHDYTEAFYTDPVRHYMLPMFTDRRTDWPSHPHAARDSLHEHEMWATEGLTHRYPTKVLAEILPTCPQYCGHCTRMDLVGNSTPVIEKLKFTIKPQQRLDDMLDYLRRSPGVRDVVVSGGDVANMPWPRLESFLTSLLEIENIRDIRLATKALMGMPQHWLSDDVRAGVERVAQLGRKRGVMIAMHTHVNAAQSVTPLVAEATKAMFEAGLRDVRNQGVLMRGVNDSVPQLLDLCFALLDGATITPYYFYMCDMIPFSEHWRVSVKEAQHLQHGILGYLPGFATPRIVCDVPYVGKRWVHQLSEYDEVRGISYWKKNYRTGIEQQDPEALNRTYEYYDPIDTLPVEGQTWWNEHAGDSLAEAEKQAAASRNAAEAQKLIEIS, encoded by the coding sequence GTGACCGATCTGATCAGCCCGGAGCTTGCAGCTGCCGCCCTCGGCGAGACGCCGAACGAGCAGCCGTACGCGTACCGCCGGGCCGACCTCGTCGAGCCCGACTGGACCCGGATGCCGGGGTTCAAGGACGTCACCGCCGAAGAATGGCGCTCGGTCCAGTGGCAACGCTCGCACTGCGTGAAGAACGTCAAGCAGTTGCGCGATGTGATGGGCGACCTGCTCGAGGATCGCGTCTACGAGGACCTGACCCGCGACCAGGCGGAGCGCGCGACGATGTCGATGCTGCTGCCGCCGCAGATGCTGAACACGATCGTCCCGCAGGGCGCGGCGGCCGGCCACGACTACACCGAGGCCTTCTACACCGACCCGGTCCGGCACTACATGCTGCCGATGTTCACCGACCGGCGGACGGACTGGCCGTCCCACCCGCACGCCGCCCGCGACTCGCTGCACGAGCACGAGATGTGGGCCACCGAGGGCCTGACCCACCGCTACCCGACCAAGGTGCTGGCGGAGATCCTGCCGACCTGCCCGCAGTACTGCGGACACTGCACCCGGATGGACCTGGTCGGGAACTCGACCCCGGTGATCGAGAAGCTGAAGTTCACCATCAAGCCGCAGCAGCGCCTGGACGACATGCTCGACTACCTGCGCCGCTCCCCCGGCGTCCGCGACGTCGTGGTCTCCGGTGGCGACGTGGCCAACATGCCCTGGCCACGGCTCGAGTCGTTCCTGACCAGCCTGCTGGAGATCGAGAACATCCGCGACATCCGGCTCGCCACCAAGGCGCTGATGGGGATGCCGCAGCACTGGCTGTCCGACGACGTCCGGGCCGGCGTCGAGCGGGTCGCGCAGCTCGGCCGCAAGCGCGGCGTGATGATCGCGATGCACACCCACGTGAACGCGGCCCAGTCGGTGACGCCGCTGGTGGCCGAGGCGACCAAGGCGATGTTCGAGGCCGGCCTGCGGGACGTACGCAACCAGGGCGTGCTGATGCGCGGCGTGAACGACTCGGTGCCGCAACTGCTCGACCTGTGCTTCGCGCTGCTCGACGGCGCGACCATCACGCCGTACTACTTCTACATGTGCGACATGATCCCGTTCTCCGAGCACTGGCGGGTGTCGGTCAAGGAAGCGCAGCACCTGCAGCACGGGATCCTCGGCTACCTGCCGGGCTTCGCGACGCCGCGGATCGTCTGCGACGTGCCGTACGTCGGCAAGCGCTGGGTGCACCAACTGTCGGAGTACGACGAGGTCCGTGGCATCTCGTACTGGAAGAAGAACTACCGCACTGGGATCGAGCAGCAGGACCCCGAAGCGCTGAACCGCACCTACGAGTACTACGACCCGATCGACACCCTGCCGGTCGAGGGCCAGACCTGGTGGAACGAGCACGCCGGCGACTCGCTGGCCGAGGCCGAGAAGCAGGCCGCCGCCAGCCGCAACGCCGCCGAGGCGCAGAAGCTGATCGAGATCAGCTGA
- a CDS encoding 5'-3' exonuclease, with the protein MLLDTASLYFRAFFGVPDTMKAADGTPTNAIRGLLDFIARLVDNHQPTHLVACWDDNWRPSWRVALIPSYKAQRVEFVATGGEQVEDVPDRLELQVPYIRACLEALGIPIVGAPDHEADDVIGTLSHQAKMPVDVVTGDRDLFQLIDDSRGIRIIYTAAKGVGRADVYDEKALLAKYEIPASRYADYATLRGDASDGLPGVKGVGEKTAMSLITAYGDLAAIRAAAADPGTPMSPSVKRKILDSSDYLDVAPKVVAVAKDAPVGSFDATLPAQVHDPEKWLDLVELLELGSSAQRVMAALKLGPKDSV; encoded by the coding sequence ATGTTGCTCGACACCGCGTCTCTCTACTTCCGCGCCTTCTTCGGCGTGCCCGACACCATGAAGGCGGCCGACGGTACGCCGACCAACGCGATCCGCGGGCTGCTCGACTTCATCGCCCGGCTGGTCGACAACCACCAGCCGACGCATCTGGTCGCCTGCTGGGACGACAACTGGCGGCCTTCGTGGCGGGTCGCGCTGATTCCGTCGTACAAGGCGCAGCGGGTCGAGTTCGTTGCCACGGGAGGTGAGCAGGTCGAGGATGTGCCGGACCGGCTGGAGCTGCAGGTGCCCTACATCCGGGCCTGTCTCGAGGCGCTCGGGATTCCCATCGTCGGCGCGCCCGACCACGAGGCCGACGACGTCATCGGGACCCTGTCGCACCAGGCCAAGATGCCGGTCGACGTGGTCACCGGCGACCGTGACCTGTTCCAGCTGATCGACGACTCGCGCGGCATCCGGATCATCTACACCGCCGCCAAGGGGGTCGGCCGCGCCGACGTGTACGACGAGAAGGCGCTGCTCGCGAAGTACGAGATCCCCGCCAGCCGGTACGCCGACTACGCCACCCTGCGCGGCGACGCCTCCGACGGGCTGCCCGGCGTCAAGGGGGTCGGCGAGAAGACGGCCATGTCGCTCATCACCGCGTACGGCGATCTCGCCGCGATCCGCGCCGCCGCGGCCGACCCCGGTACGCCGATGTCGCCGAGCGTGAAGCGCAAGATCCTGGATTCCAGCGACTACCTGGATGTCGCGCCGAAGGTCGTCGCGGTCGCCAAGGACGCCCCGGTGGGCAGCTTCGACGCCACCCTGCCGGCCCAGGTGCACGACCCCGAGAAGTGGCTCGACCTGGTCGAGCTGCTCGAACTCGGCAGCAGCGCCCAGCGCGTGATGGCCGCGCTGAAGCTCGGGCCGAAGGACTCCGTGTGA
- a CDS encoding hotdog domain-containing protein, with translation MTKATIGLTVTHRRYVPYSHAHYAGNLVDGAYVLGLFGDVATEVCIQADGDEGLFASYSDVQFLQPLRAGDVVEVKATISRVGNRSREISFEAAVVCRGRTDLSESAAEVLAEPLLITRATGTVVVPVA, from the coding sequence ATGACCAAGGCAACGATCGGCCTCACCGTCACCCACCGGCGCTACGTGCCGTACAGCCACGCGCACTACGCCGGCAACCTGGTCGACGGCGCCTACGTGCTCGGCCTGTTCGGTGACGTCGCGACCGAGGTGTGCATCCAGGCCGACGGAGATGAAGGACTTTTCGCTTCGTACTCCGACGTCCAGTTCCTGCAGCCACTGCGGGCCGGTGACGTGGTGGAGGTGAAGGCGACGATCTCCCGGGTCGGCAACCGCAGCCGGGAGATCTCCTTCGAGGCCGCGGTGGTCTGCCGCGGCCGGACCGACCTGTCGGAGTCGGCGGCCGAGGTGCTGGCCGAGCCGCTGCTGATCACCCGCGCCACCGGCACGGTCGTCGTACCGGTCGCGTGA
- a CDS encoding class I SAM-dependent DNA methyltransferase — MSDHLAATRASYDAAAENYTEFVSGKLEGLPMMRAVLGAFAELVDGPVAEVGCGPGNITSHLASLGVEIRGIDLAPRMVEIARAAYPGLRFDVGSMTSLKLADGELGGLVAWYSIHHLPPGELPGVLAGFHRVLSSGGRLLIGTHAGDEERRLLTEAYGVPVRYESFIQPPERIVESIRSAGFTITAQLLEPGIRPGRSYLSVFAQKD; from the coding sequence GTGAGCGACCATCTTGCGGCCACGCGGGCGTCGTACGACGCCGCGGCCGAGAACTACACGGAGTTCGTGAGCGGCAAGCTCGAAGGCCTGCCGATGATGCGGGCAGTGCTCGGCGCCTTCGCGGAACTGGTGGACGGGCCGGTGGCCGAGGTCGGCTGCGGGCCGGGCAACATCACCAGTCACCTGGCGTCGCTCGGGGTGGAGATCCGGGGCATCGATCTGGCGCCGCGGATGGTGGAGATCGCGCGGGCGGCGTACCCGGGGCTGCGGTTCGACGTCGGGTCGATGACCTCGCTGAAGCTGGCCGATGGTGAGCTGGGCGGGCTGGTGGCGTGGTACTCGATTCATCACCTGCCGCCGGGCGAATTGCCTGGGGTGCTGGCCGGCTTTCATCGGGTGCTGTCGTCCGGGGGACGTTTGCTGATCGGGACGCATGCGGGCGACGAGGAACGGCGGCTGCTCACCGAGGCTTACGGCGTACCGGTTCGGTACGAGTCGTTCATCCAGCCACCGGAGCGCATCGTCGAGAGCATCCGGTCGGCCGGGTTCACGATCACCGCCCAACTGCTCGAGCCCGGCATCCGGCCCGGCCGGTCGTACCTGTCGGTGTTCGCGCAGAAGGACTAG
- a CDS encoding L-erythro-3,5-diaminohexanoate dehydrogenase has protein sequence MPDSTGSPVGLHRVIAPAGVLPQAAERLDASPDLWPDEVRISVERLNLDAASYRQLAEAHDGDGEAVKQAVLRIVAERGKMQNPVTGSGGMLVGTVDEVGPDSPLGVEKGDRVATLVSLTLTPLLITDGLAQWDGRSEQVPAEGHAILFARSIVAKLPDDLAPELSLAVMDVCGAPALTARVVREYVDKGIKPVVSVIGGAGKSGSLSLAAARDAGAARTIGIVPFQAEADKLTEAGLADVVALADARDPVALAKAVADSQARSAVGSEANFTQTEETADITVVCVDVPGCEHGAVLSTKAGGTVIFFSMATSFSAAALGAEGLAADVTMLVGNGYVPGHAEYALKLLRDEPGVRGLFERRLAED, from the coding sequence GTGCCCGACAGCACTGGTTCGCCAGTCGGACTGCATCGCGTCATCGCACCTGCCGGAGTGTTGCCGCAGGCAGCCGAACGGCTGGACGCGTCCCCTGACCTGTGGCCCGACGAGGTGCGGATCTCGGTCGAGCGGCTGAATCTGGACGCCGCGTCGTACCGGCAGTTGGCCGAGGCGCACGACGGCGACGGTGAAGCGGTCAAGCAGGCCGTACTGCGGATCGTCGCCGAGCGCGGCAAGATGCAGAACCCGGTCACCGGGTCGGGCGGCATGCTGGTCGGTACGGTCGACGAGGTCGGCCCCGACTCACCGCTCGGCGTCGAGAAGGGCGACCGGGTGGCCACCCTGGTGTCGCTCACGCTCACGCCGCTGCTGATCACCGACGGCCTCGCCCAGTGGGACGGCCGCAGCGAGCAGGTGCCGGCCGAGGGGCACGCGATCCTGTTCGCCCGCTCGATCGTCGCCAAGCTTCCCGACGACCTCGCTCCGGAGCTTTCGCTGGCCGTGATGGACGTCTGCGGTGCCCCTGCGCTGACGGCACGAGTAGTGCGCGAGTATGTCGACAAAGGCATAAAGCCTGTCGTGTCAGTAATTGGCGGCGCAGGGAAAAGCGGGTCGCTCTCGCTGGCCGCTGCGCGGGATGCGGGCGCTGCCCGGACGATCGGCATCGTTCCGTTCCAAGCCGAGGCCGACAAGCTCACCGAGGCCGGGCTGGCCGACGTCGTCGCACTCGCCGATGCCCGTGATCCGGTCGCGCTCGCGAAGGCTGTGGCTGACTCGCAGGCGCGTAGCGCGGTGGGCAGCGAAGCCAACTTCACCCAGACTGAGGAGACCGCCGACATCACCGTGGTCTGTGTCGACGTACCCGGCTGCGAGCACGGCGCCGTGCTGTCCACCAAGGCCGGCGGCACGGTCATCTTCTTCTCGATGGCGACGTCGTTCTCCGCTGCCGCGCTCGGGGCCGAAGGGCTCGCCGCGGACGTGACGATGCTGGTCGGCAACGGTTATGTGCCCGGCCACGCGGAGTACGCGTTGAAGCTGTTGCGGGACGAGCCGGGTGTCCGTGGACTGTTCGAGCGCAGGCTGGCGGAGGATTAG
- a CDS encoding DUF4288 domain-containing protein, producing MGWYNVRCVFQLDGDREGRSPYEERITLWRADDFDTAIELAENEALDYIEDMGWTYLGLAQCFYLGDDVTQILPGTEVYSLIRSSSLPPEKYLDTFFDTGAEHQRGSDGVE from the coding sequence ATGGGTTGGTACAACGTTCGCTGTGTGTTCCAGCTGGACGGTGACCGCGAGGGCCGTTCGCCGTACGAGGAACGCATCACGCTGTGGCGGGCCGACGACTTCGACACCGCGATCGAGCTGGCCGAGAACGAGGCGCTCGACTACATCGAGGACATGGGCTGGACCTATCTCGGTCTGGCCCAGTGCTTCTACCTCGGCGACGACGTCACCCAGATCCTCCCGGGCACCGAGGTCTACTCGCTGATCCGCAGCAGCTCGCTGCCGCCGGAGAAGTACCTGGACACCTTCTTCGACACGGGCGCCGAACACCAGCGCGGTAGCGACGGGGTTGAATAG
- a CDS encoding M20 metallopeptidase family protein, which translates to MTRTLELGQKYGGSIVELRRALHQVPEYDLDLPKTQGLILQALEGLDLEITLGKELSSVTAVLRGGAGPGPVVLLRGDMDALPVTERVDVPFRSTHPGLMHACGHDLHVAGLVGAVKILHELRDQLAGDVVFMFQPGEETTGGAPIMIREGLLEAAGRRVDSAYCLHVQSAGDPLGVWSSKAGPLMAAADQLSVRVVGAGAHGSEPYRGKDPIPVLCEIVGALQTMVTRQFDVFDPVVLTVGKIAGGTKENIIPDDAFFDATVRSFSAESRATMQEACVRLVEGIAAAHGLTAEADYRVGYPVTVNDELEYVFARQAIVDLFGPDRFRERPNAECGAEDMSYVLNEVPGAYVNLSACSAPDHTTAADNHSPLADFDDSVLPDAAALLAELAVRRLTRAD; encoded by the coding sequence ATGACCCGCACGCTCGAGCTCGGCCAGAAGTACGGTGGCAGCATCGTCGAGCTCCGGCGCGCGCTGCACCAGGTCCCGGAGTACGACCTCGACCTGCCGAAGACGCAGGGCCTGATCCTGCAGGCGCTCGAAGGTCTCGACCTGGAGATCACGCTCGGCAAGGAGCTGTCCTCGGTCACCGCCGTACTGCGAGGTGGCGCCGGCCCGGGCCCGGTCGTGCTGCTGCGCGGCGACATGGACGCGCTGCCGGTGACCGAGCGGGTCGACGTGCCGTTCCGGTCGACCCACCCCGGACTGATGCATGCCTGCGGCCACGACCTGCACGTCGCGGGTCTGGTCGGCGCCGTGAAGATCCTGCACGAGCTGCGCGATCAGCTCGCCGGCGACGTGGTCTTCATGTTCCAGCCGGGTGAGGAGACCACCGGTGGCGCACCGATCATGATTCGCGAGGGTCTGCTGGAGGCGGCCGGGCGACGCGTCGATTCGGCGTACTGCCTGCATGTCCAGTCGGCCGGTGATCCGCTCGGCGTCTGGAGCAGCAAGGCCGGCCCGCTGATGGCGGCCGCCGACCAGCTCAGCGTGCGCGTCGTCGGTGCCGGCGCCCACGGCTCCGAGCCGTACCGCGGCAAGGACCCGATCCCGGTCCTGTGCGAGATCGTCGGCGCCCTGCAGACGATGGTGACCCGGCAGTTCGACGTGTTCGACCCGGTGGTGCTGACGGTCGGCAAGATCGCCGGTGGCACCAAGGAGAACATCATTCCCGACGACGCCTTCTTCGACGCGACCGTCCGCAGCTTCTCGGCCGAGTCCCGGGCCACGATGCAGGAGGCCTGCGTCCGGCTCGTGGAGGGTATCGCCGCCGCCCACGGCCTGACCGCCGAAGCCGACTACCGGGTCGGCTATCCCGTCACGGTCAACGACGAGTTGGAGTACGTCTTCGCCCGTCAGGCGATCGTCGACCTCTTCGGTCCCGACCGCTTCCGCGAACGCCCCAACGCCGAGTGCGGCGCCGAAGACATGTCCTACGTCCTCAACGAGGTCCCCGGCGCCTACGTCAACCTCAGCGCCTGCTCGGCCCCCGACCACACCACCGCCGCGGACAACCACTCCCCGCTGGCCGACTTCGACGACTCCGTTCTCCCCGACGCCGCGGCCCTGCTCGCCGAACTCGCCGTCCGCCGCCTCACCCGCGCCGACTGA